Proteins from one Halopseudomonas pelagia genomic window:
- a CDS encoding ABCB family ABC transporter ATP-binding protein/permease — MRPNSDSQYDGGPVNWRIMTSLIPYLSEFRGRVALAMGFLLVAKLAGVAVPWALKLIVEHFEATADALVLVPVALLAMYGLLRFSSVFFSEMRDAVFARVAERAMRRVSLRVFEHLHRLDLGFHLARRTGGLARDIERGTSGISFLLRFMVFNIIPTLLEIGLIAVILLANFSPMYALTVLGSVLLYGTFSIWCTEWRNRFVRESNKLDNSSNTRAVDSLLNYETVKYFGNERFEAQEYDTHLEGWEAARMKNRLSLAALNSGQALIIAGSVTLMMFMAANQVAAGDMTLGELVMINAYMIQLFVPLGFLGFIYREIREALTNIERLFGLLEAPVKVADAEDAKPLQITGGAVDFDQVSHAYDPARPILQGVDLHIPAGHTLAIVGPSGAGKSTLARLLFRFYDVGGGAIRIDGQDIRGVTQDSLRQAIGVVPQDTVLFNDSIGYNIAYGKPGATEEQIWQALRMAQLEDFVRRLPKGLNTQVGERGLKLSGGEKQRIAIARVLLKNPPILILDEATSSLDTHAERLILDALNLISQKRTTLAIAHRLSTIVHAERILVLDQGRVVEQGSHEELLAAGGAYARLWADQQREQQPQG; from the coding sequence GTGCGCCCCAATTCCGATAGTCAATACGATGGTGGGCCGGTCAACTGGCGCATCATGACCAGCCTGATCCCCTATCTCAGCGAGTTCCGTGGCCGCGTTGCCTTGGCCATGGGCTTTCTGCTGGTCGCCAAACTGGCCGGCGTGGCGGTGCCCTGGGCGCTGAAGCTGATCGTAGAGCATTTCGAAGCGACGGCCGATGCACTGGTCCTGGTGCCGGTCGCTTTGTTGGCCATGTACGGTTTGTTGCGTTTCTCCAGTGTGTTTTTCTCCGAAATGCGTGATGCGGTCTTTGCCCGCGTAGCCGAGCGCGCCATGCGCCGGGTGTCGTTGCGGGTATTCGAACATCTGCATCGACTGGATCTGGGCTTTCATCTGGCACGCCGCACCGGCGGGCTGGCGCGGGATATTGAACGCGGCACCAGCGGCATCAGCTTTCTACTGCGTTTTATGGTTTTCAATATCATTCCCACACTGCTTGAGATCGGCTTGATTGCGGTGATTCTGCTGGCCAACTTCAGCCCCATGTATGCGCTGACGGTACTGGGATCGGTGCTGTTGTACGGCACGTTTTCAATCTGGTGTACCGAATGGCGCAACCGCTTTGTGCGCGAGAGCAACAAGCTCGACAACAGCTCCAATACCCGGGCGGTGGACAGTCTGCTGAATTACGAGACGGTCAAATACTTCGGCAATGAGCGCTTCGAAGCGCAGGAGTACGACACGCACCTTGAGGGCTGGGAAGCAGCGCGGATGAAGAATCGCCTGTCATTGGCAGCGCTAAATTCCGGGCAGGCACTGATCATTGCCGGGTCAGTGACGCTGATGATGTTCATGGCCGCCAACCAGGTCGCCGCTGGCGACATGACCCTAGGTGAGCTGGTGATGATCAATGCCTACATGATCCAGCTGTTCGTGCCGCTGGGCTTTCTCGGCTTTATCTACCGCGAGATCCGCGAGGCGCTAACCAACATCGAGCGTCTGTTCGGTTTGCTGGAAGCGCCGGTCAAGGTCGCTGATGCAGAAGATGCCAAACCGTTGCAGATCACCGGTGGTGCGGTGGACTTCGACCAGGTCAGCCATGCCTACGATCCTGCCCGGCCGATTCTGCAGGGTGTGGACCTGCATATCCCTGCCGGCCATACCCTGGCCATCGTCGGCCCCAGCGGCGCGGGCAAATCCACGCTGGCACGGCTGCTGTTTCGCTTCTACGACGTCGGCGGCGGGGCGATCCGCATTGATGGGCAGGATATTCGCGGCGTGACCCAGGACAGCCTGCGCCAGGCCATCGGCGTGGTACCGCAGGACACGGTGCTGTTCAACGACAGCATCGGCTACAACATCGCCTACGGCAAACCCGGTGCGACTGAAGAGCAGATCTGGCAGGCGCTGCGCATGGCGCAGCTGGAAGATTTCGTTCGGCGCCTGCCCAAGGGTTTGAATACCCAGGTGGGGGAGCGTGGTCTGAAGTTGTCCGGTGGCGAGAAGCAGCGTATCGCTATCGCTCGGGTGCTGCTGAAAAATCCGCCGATACTGATTCTCGACGAGGCTACCTCTTCGCTGGACACCCATGCCGAGCGGCTGATTCTGGATGCGTTGAATCTGATCTCGCAAAAGCGCACCACATTGGCCATCGCCCACCGATTATCGACCATCGTGCACGCCGAGCGCATTCTGGTACTGGACCAGGGGCGGGTAGTGGAGCAGGGCAGTCATGAGGAGCTGCTCGCGGCGGGCGGCGCCTACGCGCGCCTCTGGGCCGATCAACAACGGGAGCAACAACCCCAGGGCTGA
- a CDS encoding nuclear transport factor 2 family protein codes for MSSVIEQWHQIVKHQDAQGLDALLAENVVFHSPVVHTPQTGKKITRLYLMAAMQVLNAPGHFSYLREIEQGNHAVLEFETLIDGVKINGVDMIEWNDAGQIIDFKVMVRPLKAINAIHQAMGSMLEAMKPKS; via the coding sequence ATGAGTAGCGTAATCGAACAGTGGCATCAGATCGTCAAACACCAGGACGCACAAGGCCTGGATGCGCTGTTGGCGGAGAACGTGGTGTTCCACTCGCCAGTAGTGCATACCCCGCAGACCGGCAAGAAGATCACCCGTCTGTATCTGATGGCAGCGATGCAGGTGCTCAATGCGCCCGGGCATTTCAGCTACCTGCGTGAAATAGAGCAGGGCAATCACGCAGTCCTCGAGTTCGAAACCCTGATCGACGGCGTGAAGATCAACGGTGTGGATATGATCGAGTGGAACGATGCCGGTCAGATCATCGATTTCAAGGTCATGGTGCGGCCGCTGAAAGCGATCAATGCCATTCATCAGGCGATGGGCTCGATGCTTGAGGCAATGAAGCCGAAAAGCTGA
- the cobA gene encoding uroporphyrinogen-III C-methyltransferase → MTALVHLVGAGPGDPELLTLKAVRILGQADVVMVDDLVNPAILEHCPQAQLVRVGKRGGCRSTPQDFINRLMLRYARQGRKLVRLKGGDPCIFGRAGEEAQWLAERGIESEIVNGITAGLAGATQCGIPLTLRGTSRGVTLVTAHTQDDSELNWQGLAMGGTTLVIYMGVARLGQIQQGLLVGGMPASTPVAMIERASLPDQRQHMCTLADLYEAAGTFQLQSPAVLVIGDVVAAARHLNQPAALAAVGH, encoded by the coding sequence ATGACCGCTCTTGTCCATCTGGTAGGTGCAGGTCCTGGCGACCCGGAACTGCTGACCCTCAAAGCAGTGCGCATACTCGGTCAGGCCGATGTGGTCATGGTCGATGATCTGGTCAATCCAGCCATTCTTGAGCACTGCCCGCAGGCGCAACTGGTACGGGTGGGCAAACGCGGCGGCTGCCGCTCGACGCCACAGGATTTTATCAACCGCCTGATGCTGCGCTACGCCCGCCAGGGCCGCAAGCTGGTGCGTTTGAAGGGCGGCGATCCGTGCATTTTTGGTCGCGCCGGTGAAGAAGCGCAATGGCTGGCCGAGCGCGGGATTGAATCGGAAATCGTTAATGGCATAACCGCTGGCCTCGCCGGCGCAACCCAATGCGGGATTCCGCTGACGTTGCGTGGTACCAGCCGCGGCGTCACCCTGGTGACCGCGCATACGCAGGACGATAGCGAACTGAACTGGCAAGGCCTGGCGATGGGCGGCACCACCCTGGTCATCTATATGGGTGTCGCGCGGCTGGGGCAAATCCAGCAAGGGCTATTGGTCGGTGGCATGCCTGCGAGCACGCCCGTGGCGATGATCGAGCGAGCCAGCCTGCCGGATCAGCGTCAGCACATGTGCACTCTCGCCGACCTCTACGAGGCAGCGGGGACCTTCCAGTTACAAAGCCCCGCGGTGCTGGTGATTGGCGATGTGGTCGCTGCGGCGCGCCATTTGAACCAACCTGCGGCATTGGCGGCTGTGGGTCACTAA
- a CDS encoding nitrate reductase, whose product MTTITASTCCYCGVGCGVLIEHDNERIIGVKGDPAHPANYGRLCSKGATLHLTGDLTARALYPELRLGKGLARSRSDWDTAMGHAAQVFGQTIAEHGPDSVAFYISGQLLTEDYYAFNKLARALVATNNIDSNSRLCMSSAVVGYKRSLGADAPPCSYEDIEQSDCLLIVGSNMAYAHPVLFRRLEQAKADKPDMRIIVVDPRRTDTCDIADMHLAVQPGTDVALFHGILHILMWEGWLDRRFIDEHTGGFDELKTLVRDYTPEMVSGICGIRQDDLQNVARMIGTAPSFLSLWCMGLNQSSAGSAKNSALINLHLATGQIGKPGSGPFSLTGQPNAMGGRETGSLSNLLPGHREAANAEHRNEVAEYWGVDSLPGNVGLSAVELFECVRQGKIKALWIACTNPAQSMPDQTLIHEALAACPFVVVQEAFATTETCHYADLLLPAASWGEKAGSVTNSERRISRVRSAVAAPGEARPDWAIVCDLATRLEAQLRPGQPSLFDFDSPQSLFDEYRGLTAGRDLDYSSLSYALIDELGPQQWPFDAATQKGTARLYADNQFPTDNGRARFIAESYLPHKEQRDARFPLTLNTGRLRDQWHGMSRTGTAAQLFGHVEQAQISLHPDDLRSRRLVDGQLVQVKSRRGELILPVLADEQIRPGQAYIPMHWGNRFLKGLGVNVLTQPLFDPLSKQPELKQAGINVKPVVFPWELFVLVEGNVQQRFTALRDHCEELAFASFSLAGRDRPALLIRAAHRNAPDADWLAKLDSLLDLQNGPVLIYDDLRRAIGKRVRIEEGRITAIRLTGETAARDWLRAVWQSGETDAELRRWFLAPISSPPGGKSGAADRTLCNCMNVSQSRIQAGIDRGLDLNGLKAALGCGTECGSCVPEINGLLSRAREAV is encoded by the coding sequence ATGACCACAATAACCGCCTCCACTTGCTGCTACTGCGGCGTCGGCTGCGGTGTGCTGATCGAGCACGATAATGAGCGCATTATCGGCGTCAAGGGCGACCCGGCGCACCCGGCCAACTACGGTCGGCTGTGCAGCAAGGGCGCGACCCTGCATTTGACCGGTGACCTCACAGCGCGAGCGCTGTACCCCGAATTACGGCTGGGCAAAGGCTTGGCGCGCAGCCGTAGCGATTGGGATACCGCCATGGGCCATGCCGCTCAGGTGTTTGGCCAGACCATTGCCGAGCACGGCCCCGACAGCGTCGCGTTCTATATCTCTGGGCAGTTGCTGACCGAGGACTACTACGCCTTCAACAAATTGGCCCGAGCGTTAGTGGCCACTAACAATATCGACAGTAACTCAAGGCTGTGCATGTCCAGCGCGGTGGTCGGTTACAAGCGCAGCCTGGGTGCCGATGCACCGCCCTGCTCCTACGAGGACATTGAACAAAGCGATTGCCTGCTGATTGTCGGCAGCAATATGGCTTATGCGCATCCGGTGCTTTTCCGCCGCCTGGAGCAGGCCAAGGCGGACAAGCCGGATATGCGCATCATCGTTGTTGACCCGCGGCGCACCGATACCTGCGATATCGCCGATATGCATCTGGCAGTGCAGCCCGGTACCGACGTGGCGTTGTTTCACGGCATTCTGCATATTCTGATGTGGGAAGGCTGGCTCGACCGGCGCTTTATCGACGAGCACACCGGCGGGTTTGATGAACTGAAAACCCTGGTGCGGGACTATACGCCAGAGATGGTCTCGGGCATCTGCGGCATCCGTCAGGATGATCTGCAGAATGTGGCACGCATGATCGGCACCGCGCCGTCGTTTCTCTCGCTCTGGTGTATGGGTTTGAATCAGTCCAGCGCCGGCAGCGCAAAAAATAGTGCGCTGATCAATCTGCATCTGGCCACCGGGCAGATCGGCAAACCCGGTAGCGGACCCTTCTCACTAACCGGCCAGCCGAATGCCATGGGCGGCCGCGAGACAGGCAGCTTGTCCAATCTGTTGCCTGGCCATCGCGAAGCCGCCAATGCCGAGCATCGCAACGAAGTGGCCGAATATTGGGGTGTCGACAGCCTGCCGGGTAATGTCGGCTTGAGCGCTGTCGAGCTGTTCGAGTGTGTACGTCAGGGCAAGATCAAGGCGCTGTGGATCGCCTGCACCAACCCCGCGCAATCCATGCCGGATCAGACACTGATCCACGAGGCGCTGGCCGCCTGCCCTTTTGTGGTGGTGCAGGAAGCCTTTGCCACCACCGAAACCTGTCATTACGCCGACCTGCTGCTGCCCGCCGCCAGTTGGGGCGAAAAGGCCGGCAGCGTGACCAATTCCGAGCGGCGTATCAGCCGCGTGCGTTCAGCGGTCGCCGCACCGGGCGAAGCGCGACCGGACTGGGCGATTGTCTGCGACCTGGCCACGCGTCTGGAAGCGCAATTACGCCCTGGCCAGCCAAGTCTGTTTGACTTCGACAGTCCCCAATCGCTGTTCGATGAGTACCGTGGGTTGACCGCCGGCAGGGATCTGGATTACAGCTCTCTAAGCTACGCGCTGATCGACGAACTGGGCCCGCAGCAGTGGCCGTTCGACGCGGCTACACAAAAAGGCACTGCACGGCTGTACGCAGATAATCAGTTCCCGACCGACAACGGCCGCGCGCGTTTTATCGCCGAGTCCTACTTGCCGCACAAGGAACAGCGCGATGCGCGCTTCCCGCTGACATTGAACACCGGGCGACTGCGTGATCAGTGGCACGGCATGAGCCGAACTGGCACTGCGGCGCAGCTGTTCGGCCATGTCGAGCAGGCGCAGATCAGCCTGCATCCGGACGACCTGCGCAGCCGCCGTCTGGTCGATGGCCAACTGGTGCAGGTCAAAAGCCGGCGCGGTGAGCTGATCCTGCCGGTGCTGGCGGATGAACAGATTCGCCCCGGCCAGGCCTATATTCCGATGCACTGGGGCAACCGCTTTCTCAAGGGCCTGGGCGTTAACGTGCTGACTCAGCCGCTATTTGATCCGCTGTCCAAGCAGCCCGAGCTGAAACAGGCTGGCATCAACGTCAAGCCCGTGGTCTTTCCCTGGGAACTGTTCGTGCTGGTGGAAGGCAACGTGCAGCAGCGCTTCACCGCGCTGCGTGACCATTGTGAAGAGCTGGCCTTCGCCAGCTTCAGCCTGGCTGGGCGCGATCGCCCTGCCTTGCTGATCCGCGCCGCGCACCGTAACGCGCCGGATGCCGACTGGCTGGCCAAGCTGGATAGCCTGCTGGACCTGCAGAACGGGCCGGTGCTGATCTACGATGACCTTCGCCGGGCTATTGGCAAGCGGGTCAGGATTGAAGAAGGCCGAATCACCGCTATTCGATTGACCGGGGAAACCGCCGCCCGTGATTGGCTGCGCGCCGTCTGGCAGAGCGGTGAGACCGATGCCGAACTGCGGCGCTGGTTTCTGGCGCCGATCAGTTCGCCGCCGGGGGGTAAGTCAGGTGCTGCTGACCGCACGCTGTGCAATTGCATGAACGTCAGTCAAAGCCGCATTCAGGCGGGCATTGATCGCGGTCTAGACCTGAATGGGCTAAAAGCCGCGCTGGGCTGTGGGACAGAGTGTGGTTCCTGCGTGCCGGAAATCAACGGGTTACTGAGCCGGGCTAGGGAGGCTGTATGA
- the nirD gene encoding nitrite reductase small subunit NirD: protein MNWLDICALEDIPPLGSRVVTGAKCDIAVFRTSDDDVFAVDDRCPHKNGPLSQGIVFGKQVTCPLHNWTIQLENGEAVAPDVGCTHRYPTRVENGRVQLVLDKAREPA from the coding sequence ATGAACTGGCTGGATATCTGCGCGCTGGAAGACATTCCCCCACTTGGCTCACGCGTAGTGACCGGCGCCAAATGTGATATCGCGGTATTTCGCACCAGCGATGACGATGTATTTGCCGTGGACGATCGTTGCCCACACAAGAATGGGCCGCTGTCTCAGGGCATCGTTTTTGGCAAGCAGGTCACCTGCCCGCTGCACAACTGGACCATTCAACTGGAGAACGGCGAGGCCGTGGCCCCCGATGTGGGATGCACGCATCGCTATCCGACCCGGGTGGAGAATGGGCGGGTGCAGTTGGTGTTGGACAAGGCTCGGGAGCCAGCGTGA
- the nirB gene encoding nitrite reductase large subunit NirB — MQKLKLVMVGNGMAGVRTLEELLKLAPDMYDITVFGAEPHPNYNRILLSPVLAGEQAFEDIILNDLKWYSDNNITLHTGRKVVKIDRKACRVYADDGTEAEYDRLLMATGSNPFILPIPGKDLEGVIGYRDIADTETMMNTAKTHKHAVVIGGGLLGLEAANGLKMRGMEVTVVHIGEWLLERQLDRTAGNLLQGSLEERGLKFLLPQFTSALLDDGKGRVKAVRFKDGSEIPADLVVMAAGIRPNTDLAESAGLACNRGILVSDTLQTYDPKIYAIGECASHRGIAYGLVAPLFEQAKVCANHLAMLGYGRYEGSVTSTKLKVTGIDLFSAGEFMGDDDSEVITLSDPIGGVYKKLVIRNNILVGACLYGDTADGGWYFRMVKESHNIHEIRDHLMFGENAIGDTGHQGQSKTTNMPDDMEVCGCNGVCKGTIVKAIQEHGLFSVDDVKKHTKAASSCGSCTGLVEQIVINTVGGAADVKPKSEKAVCGCTDLNHGQVRKAIREHHLISIPDAMRFMEWRTPNGCATCRPALNYYLISTWPGEAKDDPQSRFINERAHANIQKDGTYSVIPRMWGGITNAAELRRIADVADKYQVPMVKVTGGQRIDLLGIKKEDLPAVWKDLDMPSGHAYGKSIRTVKTCVGSEFCRFGTQNSTQMGIDLEHALFNMWSPHKVKLAVSGCPRNCAESGIKDIGIIGVDSGWELYIGGNGGIKTEAGEFFVKVKTEAEVMEYSLAFLQLYREEAFYLERTVHYMHRVGLEHIKKGVLEDAERRKALHERLLFSLSFEQDPWKERIEKEELKNEFRRIAVKEIAEVAL, encoded by the coding sequence ATGCAAAAGCTCAAACTGGTGATGGTAGGCAACGGCATGGCCGGGGTACGTACCCTGGAAGAACTGCTCAAGCTCGCACCTGACATGTACGACATAACCGTGTTCGGTGCCGAGCCGCACCCCAACTACAACCGCATTCTGCTCTCGCCGGTTCTGGCCGGCGAGCAGGCGTTCGAGGACATTATCCTCAATGACCTGAAGTGGTACTCAGATAACAACATCACCCTGCATACTGGCCGCAAGGTGGTCAAAATCGATCGCAAGGCCTGTCGTGTGTATGCCGACGACGGTACCGAGGCGGAATATGACCGGCTGTTGATGGCGACCGGCTCCAATCCTTTCATTCTGCCGATTCCCGGCAAGGATCTGGAAGGCGTGATCGGCTATCGGGATATCGCCGATACCGAAACGATGATGAACACCGCCAAGACCCACAAGCACGCCGTGGTCATCGGCGGCGGTCTGCTCGGCCTGGAAGCGGCCAACGGGCTGAAGATGCGCGGTATGGAAGTCACCGTCGTGCATATCGGTGAATGGCTGCTGGAACGCCAGTTGGATCGCACCGCGGGAAATTTGCTCCAGGGTTCGCTGGAAGAGCGCGGACTGAAGTTCCTGCTGCCACAGTTCACCAGCGCGTTGCTGGATGATGGCAAGGGCCGGGTCAAAGCCGTGCGCTTCAAGGATGGCAGCGAAATTCCCGCCGACCTGGTGGTCATGGCCGCCGGCATCCGCCCGAATACCGATCTGGCAGAAAGCGCTGGCCTGGCCTGCAATCGAGGCATTCTGGTCAGCGATACGCTGCAAACCTACGATCCGAAGATCTACGCCATCGGCGAATGTGCCAGCCACCGGGGCATCGCCTACGGTCTGGTTGCGCCACTGTTTGAACAAGCCAAGGTCTGCGCCAATCACCTGGCCATGCTCGGTTATGGTCGCTACGAAGGCTCGGTCACCTCGACCAAACTCAAGGTTACCGGCATCGACCTGTTCTCCGCTGGCGAGTTCATGGGCGATGACGACAGCGAAGTGATTACGCTGTCCGACCCCATCGGTGGCGTGTACAAGAAGCTGGTGATCAGAAACAACATCCTGGTCGGCGCCTGCCTGTACGGGGACACCGCCGACGGCGGCTGGTACTTCCGCATGGTCAAGGAAAGCCACAACATTCACGAGATCCGGGACCACCTGATGTTTGGCGAAAACGCCATTGGTGATACCGGCCACCAGGGTCAGAGCAAGACCACCAACATGCCCGATGACATGGAAGTCTGCGGCTGCAACGGCGTATGCAAGGGCACCATCGTCAAGGCGATCCAGGAGCACGGCCTGTTCAGCGTCGATGACGTGAAAAAGCACACCAAGGCTGCCAGTTCCTGTGGCTCCTGCACCGGCCTGGTCGAGCAGATCGTGATTAACACCGTGGGCGGCGCCGCTGATGTAAAGCCCAAGAGCGAGAAAGCCGTGTGCGGCTGTACCGATCTGAATCACGGCCAGGTCCGCAAGGCGATTCGCGAGCACCACCTGATCAGTATTCCCGATGCCATGCGCTTTATGGAATGGCGCACGCCGAACGGCTGCGCCACCTGCCGCCCGGCGCTGAACTATTACCTGATCTCCACCTGGCCAGGCGAGGCCAAGGACGATCCGCAGTCGCGCTTTATCAACGAGCGCGCCCACGCCAATATCCAGAAAGACGGTACCTACTCGGTTATTCCACGCATGTGGGGCGGCATTACCAATGCGGCGGAGCTGCGCCGGATCGCCGATGTAGCCGACAAGTATCAGGTGCCCATGGTCAAGGTCACCGGTGGCCAGCGGATCGATCTGCTCGGCATTAAGAAAGAGGATCTGCCCGCGGTCTGGAAGGATCTGGATATGCCCTCGGGCCACGCCTACGGCAAATCCATCCGCACGGTAAAAACCTGCGTAGGCAGCGAATTCTGCCGCTTTGGTACGCAGAATTCGACGCAGATGGGCATCGACCTGGAGCATGCGCTGTTCAACATGTGGTCGCCACACAAGGTCAAGCTGGCGGTGTCCGGTTGCCCGCGCAACTGTGCAGAATCCGGCATCAAGGATATTGGCATTATCGGCGTGGACTCCGGCTGGGAGCTGTATATCGGCGGCAACGGTGGCATAAAGACCGAAGCTGGCGAGTTCTTCGTCAAGGTCAAGACCGAAGCCGAGGTGATGGAATACAGCCTGGCCTTCCTGCAGCTCTACCGTGAAGAAGCCTTCTATCTGGAACGCACCGTGCACTACATGCACCGCGTCGGTCTGGAGCACATCAAGAAGGGTGTGCTGGAAGATGCCGAGCGTCGCAAGGCTTTGCATGAGCGCCTGCTGTTTTCCCTCTCGTTTGAACAGGATCCCTGGAAAGAACGCATCGAGAAGGAAGAGCTTAAAAACGAATTCCGCCGCATTGCGGTCAAGGAAATTGCCGAGGTGGCCCTATGA
- a CDS encoding bifunctional protein-serine/threonine kinase/phosphatase — protein MSLELRIAEASARGPREENQDAIRIVTPAPHLAASKGHLLALADGVSHCADGGLAARATLQALALDYYSTPETWTVTQALERLLTAHNRWLRCNGGGQPLLTTLSLLVLRGQRYTLAHIGDCRVYLLRDGQLRKLTQEHVWEQPGMQHVLKRAMGLDEHLVMDYLEGELHSGDRFLLVSDGVWAQLDDQLLHQYLTREDEPANCCNELVSQAHLAGSPDNASALLVCIDHLPKASLNDALLPADERAVPPPLKNGQSFEGWLVTERLAESRQSLLYRVKDATQQNWLLKTLPAALKDDPEAQRQLVLEEWFLRRVAGTHVPELHAHCSRRHLYYVMREYAGMTLQQQKRSTGLLSLAQFQSLAPALTRAVGLLHRRNILHRDITPSNLHIGDDGVLRLLDFGLAFCPGLSDWQGGLPGTPSYIAPEAFAGAEPSAQQDLYSAGVSLYYLLTGHYPYGEIEAFQHPRFGQPTPPSRYRPDLPTWIDRCLLKALETDPGKRYETAEEWLLALERGDRSALAPAHRPLLERAPLAIWRGIALGALGLNLLLLVMLLH, from the coding sequence ATGAGTCTGGAACTGCGCATCGCCGAAGCGAGCGCCAGGGGCCCGCGGGAAGAGAACCAGGATGCGATACGCATCGTTACGCCTGCCCCGCACCTGGCCGCAAGCAAGGGCCATCTGCTAGCGCTCGCTGATGGTGTCAGCCACTGTGCCGATGGTGGTCTGGCTGCCCGGGCAACCTTGCAAGCGTTGGCGCTGGATTACTACTCGACGCCCGAAACCTGGACCGTGACTCAGGCTCTGGAGCGGCTGTTGACCGCACACAATCGCTGGCTGCGCTGCAATGGCGGCGGGCAGCCGCTACTCACCACCCTGAGCCTGCTGGTGCTGCGCGGGCAGCGCTATACGCTGGCACATATCGGCGACTGCCGGGTCTACCTGTTGCGCGATGGCCAGCTGCGCAAACTGACCCAGGAGCATGTGTGGGAGCAGCCCGGCATGCAGCACGTACTCAAGCGCGCCATGGGCCTGGATGAACATCTGGTGATGGACTACCTGGAGGGCGAGCTGCATAGCGGCGATCGTTTTCTGCTGGTCAGCGATGGCGTCTGGGCGCAGTTGGATGATCAGCTACTGCACCAGTACCTGACCCGGGAGGATGAACCGGCAAACTGCTGCAATGAGCTGGTCAGCCAAGCACATCTGGCCGGCAGCCCGGACAACGCCAGCGCATTGCTGGTATGCATTGATCACCTGCCGAAAGCCAGCCTGAATGATGCGCTGCTGCCAGCGGACGAACGTGCCGTTCCTCCGCCTCTGAAGAACGGTCAGAGTTTTGAAGGCTGGCTTGTCACAGAGCGCTTGGCCGAATCGCGCCAATCCTTGCTGTATCGCGTCAAGGACGCCACCCAGCAGAACTGGCTATTGAAAACCCTGCCCGCTGCGCTCAAGGATGACCCTGAGGCGCAGCGTCAGTTGGTGCTGGAGGAATGGTTTCTGCGCCGGGTGGCGGGTACGCATGTACCCGAACTGCATGCGCATTGCAGTCGTCGGCACCTGTACTACGTAATGCGCGAATATGCCGGCATGACCCTGCAGCAACAGAAGCGCAGCACCGGTCTGCTCAGCCTGGCGCAATTCCAGAGCCTTGCACCCGCTTTGACACGTGCTGTCGGACTATTGCATCGGCGCAATATACTGCACAGGGATATAACCCCCAGCAACCTGCATATCGGCGATGACGGCGTGCTGCGCCTGCTCGATTTCGGTCTGGCATTCTGCCCCGGCTTGTCAGACTGGCAAGGCGGTTTACCCGGCACGCCCAGCTATATCGCCCCGGAAGCTTTTGCCGGGGCCGAGCCCTCAGCGCAGCAGGATCTGTACAGCGCAGGCGTCAGCCTCTATTACCTGCTGACCGGCCATTACCCCTATGGCGAAATCGAAGCGTTTCAGCATCCGCGCTTTGGCCAACCGACTCCACCGAGTCGTTATCGGCCGGATCTGCCTACCTGGATTGACCGCTGCCTACTCAAGGCGTTGGAGACCGATCCCGGCAAGCGCTACGAAACCGCCGAGGAATGGTTATTGGCTTTAGAACGGGGTGATCGCTCAGCTCTGGCGCCGGCACATCGGCCGTTACTGGAGCGCGCGCCGCTGGCGATATGGCGCGGCATTGCACTGGGTGCGTTGGGTTTGAATCTGCTGCTGCTGGTGATGTTGCTGCACTGA